Genomic window (Verrucomicrobiota bacterium):
GAAGGGGCTTCCGAACACATCCCCTTTACGGGCACTGCTCGTGGGCGGCGGTTCCGGCACATAGATCGCCGGACTCATCAGGAGCGCCGCGCTGAAGCGTTCCGAGTACTTGAGGATGAAGCGGAGGGCACCGTATCCCCCCATGGAATCACCCCCGATCCCCCACCCTTCGCGTTCAGGGATGACGCGAAACGTGCGCTCGACCTCGGGGACAAGGTCCTGAATGAAAGCGGTCTCGATCTTTTCCTTCAGGTCCAGGTACCAGTTATCTCCTGATCCCGGCATGATAATCAATACCGGCGAGATCTCCCCGGAGCGGATGAGACGATCGGCCACCGCGTTGATCTGACCTTTGGAAACCCAGGCATTCTCGTTTTCGCTGTAGCCGTGCAGCATGAACAGAACCGGGTAGCGCAGGTCCGAATGGTCGTAGCCGTCGGGCAGGTAAACGTTGTAGCGCCAGTCCCGGCCGAGCGCCTGGGAAAAGAAGCTGTACGCCAGCACC
Coding sequences:
- a CDS encoding esterase family protein, whose amino-acid sequence is MARSSVTEIKGWAARLAVVAIACLAIQGTVSAGQVLAYSFFSQALGRDWRYNVYLPDGYDHSDLRYPVLFMLHGYSENENAWVSKGQINAVADRLIRSGEISPVLIIMPGSGDNWYLDLKEKIETAFIQDLVPEVERTFRVIPEREGWGIGGDSMGGYGALRFILKYSERFSAALLMSPAIYVPEPPPTSSARKGDVFGSPFDREVWERVNYPSLIDGFFAKRLPIALYINSGDHDDFDIETQIGPVYKMMREHKFPVAMRVTAGIHDFAVWRAELPEALRFICGEMRRPELTRPAK